The Archangium primigenium genomic interval AGCGGGACCCGGGCCGTCTACACGAACCAGGCCGCGCGCGGCAGCAGTGAGATCCGCTTCCATGATCTGCTCACCCACGCGGACGCGGCCATCCCCACGCTGGGCGGCTATGACGCGGTGGCGGACCTGCAGGGCACCCAGGTGGTGTTCACCCGCACCACGAGCAGCAGCCTCGTCTACGGCTTCGATCTCTCGCGGCCGGGCGCGTACGCGACGGAGCTCGCGCCCCGTACGGGCGCGGATCGGCGCACGCCCTCGGTGGGCGGCCACACCGTGGCCTGGCAGGAGCTGGGCGCCCCCACGGGAGGCGCCGCGGCGGAGATCTTCGTCTACCACCGGCCCTCCCAGGCCCTCACCCGGCTCACGGAGGACACGAGCGTGGACCGCACGCCCGTGGTGAGCGAGGACGGACACACGGTGGTGTGGGCCAAGTGCGCCAGCGGCTCCACCGGGTGCGACATCTGGTCGGCGCGCGAGACGGACACCGGCTACCAGACGCGCAAGCTCACCGGCGCGGAAGGGGAGGAGAGCGCCCCGGACACGGACGGGACGTGGGCGGTGTACGTGACGCGCTCGACGGTGGACGGCGTGGTGGAGTCGGACATCGGCTGGACGTCGGTGGAGGGGGGCCCCACGTACCGCCTGGCGCTGCCGGGCACGGACCTCAACCCCAGCATCTCCGGGCCGCTCATCTCCTTCGAGCACCTGGACACCACGGGCGAGACGCCCAACTACGACGTCATGGTGTACGACCTGCGCACGCGGATGCTCTACCGGCTCACCCAGACGCCCACGAGCGAGTCCCAGAGCGACGTGAGCCTGGGCGCGGACGGCCTCGTGCGCGTGGCCTGGACGGTGCGCGCGGGCGGCTCGTCCAACGTGCTCGGCTACTCGTTCCGCCTGCCCCAGGCCTGCACCCCGGCGCCCACCCCGCCCAGCGCCGAGGCCCTGTGCGCCTCGCCCGGCACGCGGCAGTTGCTGGGCGTGCTGCGCGCCCAGGCCTCCGGGGACGAGTCCTCGCCGGTGTCCACGGAGATCTCCGGCCAGGGCACGGGCATCCTGTGTGTGGACAACGGCCACCAGGGGCCGCGGGCCACCGGGGGTTCGGTGTGGCTCGGACAAGGACTGGCGGTGGCACCGGCCGACTTCGGCGAGGACGTGGCGGGCCTGGCCGTGCTCCTGCCCCTGCAGGGCCGGCGCTCGCTGGCGGCCCAGGCCGAGGGCGAGCCGGGCGGCACCTTCCGCGCCCGGTTGTATGGGCCCCTGCAGTGTGACGTGGCGTCCCAGGACGACGCCTTCGAGCCCTCCGAGGTGCGCTACGGCCGGGAGGCGACGGTGCTCGACGCGAGCCCGGGCTTCGCTCCCATGCCGGACGAGGGCACGCTCGTACCCCGAGGATACGAGGGCCGTGCCCCGCGTCCTTGATGCACCCCGAGAGGTCCTCGGTGCCCGGAGAAACGTGTCGCGTCGTGGCGATAGGGTTTCGGCGGTGGCATGGACGCTGATAAATTACCGACACTCTGAACCGTTTTCTGTCAGTCCTGTTGCTGGTGGCGTCGGCGGCCTCGGCCGACACGCTCGACATCCTGGGGCCGTCCGCGGCCGTGGCGCCGGAGGGGTTCTCCATCGCCCTGGTGCGCCGGGATGACGCGGGCGCCGCCCAGCCCGTGGGTGAGGTGGCCTTGCGGGTGACGGGCGCCCGGTGGGAAGCGGGCCCCGAGCAGCCCCCGCTGCGCACCTTCCTGCTGGTGCCCCAGGCCGACGCGCGCGAGGTGCGCGTGGTGGCCGAGGGCGCGGCGGGCCGGGCCGAGGCCCGCTATGCCCTGGGACCGCCCGCCACCCGGGTCTCCCTCACGGTGGACCCCCCCACCCCCGTCAAGGGTCGGGACACCGAGGCGCGGCTCACGGTGCGCATGCTCCAGGCGGATGGGACTCCCGAGGACTCGGGCTCGCCGCCGGTGCTCGCGGTCAACGTGGGCCGCGTGGAGGCGCTCGCGCGCTCGGCGCCGGGCACCTGGACGGCCCGCTACGTGCTCCCCGACACGCGCTATCCGGAGGTGGCCGTGCTGGTGGCGCTGTCGGCCTGGCCGCACCCCCAGTCCATCCACGGCGCCTATGGCAAGGCGCTGGTGCCGCTCGCCGCGGCGGTGGACCTGCCCGGGCGCACCGAGCCCAACGTGCAGCTGTCCGTCACGCTCGCGGACCGGACGTTCGGGCCCGTGAAGACGGGGGCGGACGGCCGCTTCCGCCTGCCCATCGTCGTGCCGCCCGGCCACGAGACCGCCCAGGCGAGCGCCGTGGATGCCGCGGGCAACGTGCGGCGCTCGAGGATGAGCCTGGGCCTGCCGCCCACGGACGGGCTCGCGTGCGTGCTCCACCCCACGCGGCTGCCCGCGGATGGGGTCTCCCAGGCCCGCCTGTTGTGCGCCACGAGCGATGCGCTGGGCCAGCCCGTGCAGCGCGCGCGGGTGGACGTCTCCGCCCGGCACGGCTCCCTGCGGGGACCGACCCGCGCGGAAGGGGGCCTGTTCGAGTGGATCTACACCGCGCCCCGCGCGCTGCCCGCCACCCCGGAGCGGCTGGTGGCCCTCTGGCCCGAGCGCGGCGCGAGCTCCCGCGACGAGCGGCCCCTGAGCCTGGAGCGCGGCCCGGTGACGCGGGCCGTGCTGGAGCCCCTGGCCTCGGTGCTCCACGCGGACTCGAGCACGCGGGTGCGCGTCCGGGCGTGGGACGCCGACGGCCAGCCGGTGAGCGGGGCGCGGGCGCTCGCGCGCGTCTCCGTGGGCACGCTCGACGCCCTGGAGGAGGAGGCCCCCGGCGTGCTCGTGGGCACCTGGCGCGTGCCGCCCGAGCGGGGCTCCGGCGAGGCGTCGCTGGACGGGGTGGCGTATGGCCCGGCCGCCACCGAGCCCGCGCGCCTGCGGGTGTGGGCGGAGGCGGGCGAGCTGATCGCGGCGGTGACGGACCTGGCCGGCCTGCCGGTGGGCGGACAGTCGCTGCGCGTGGGGAGCGCCACGGTCGTCACGGACGCGGACGGCACGGCGCGGCTCGGCCCGGTGCGGCCGGGGCGGCTGGAGGTGGTGCACGCGGCGTGGCCCGGACTGCGGCGCACGGTGGACGTGGTGGCCGAGGGCGGACCGGTGTTCCCTCTGGAGGCGCCCCTGCCGCGCGCGCGCGTGGAGGCCCGGGTGCGGCTGGCGCCCGCGGTGCCGGTGAATGTCCGCCTCCTGGTGGAGGGGGCGCGGGTGACGTACTGGATGGAGGACGCCGAGGGCCGGGTCGTCGCGGGCCGCGCGGCCTATGTCTGGCTGTCCGAGGGGGAGCGGGGGCCGGTGGAGGTGAAGGACGGGCGCACGAGCTTCGTCGTGACGGGCGCCACGCGGGTGAGCGTGTCGGTGGCGGACGTGGCCACGGGCGTCACCGCGCTCGCCGAGGTGCGGCCGTGACGCGCGGGGCCCGGGGCAGGGTGGGGTGGGTGGGGCTGCTCTTGGGGCTCTGGCCGCTGATCGCCCCGGCGCAGGTCGCGCGGCAGGAGCCCGTGGAGCTCGCGGCGGCCATCACCGGCCGGGTCTGCCGGGACTTGAACGGCGATGGCGTGTGCGCCCCGGACGAGCCGGGCCTCGCCGACATCCGCCTGGTGCTGGCCTCGGGGCGCGAGGTGCGCACGGACGCCCGGGGCCGCTACCACTTCGCCCAGGTGGACGCGCGCTCCCCGGACGTGACGGGCGGCGTGCACCTGCGGCCCGGCCGGCAGCGGCTGCGGGTGGATCCGCGCACCCTGCCGCCCGGCGGCCACGCCGTGCCGGAGGCGGTGACGCTGGAGATTCCCTGGGCGGCCGGGGTGCTGCGCGACTTCGCCGTCCAGACGCGCCATGTGCCCGCGCCCCCCGTGTCGCTCGACTACGAGGCCTCCCCGCCCGCGGCGCGGGTGCTCGCCGACGGCGTGGACTTCCTGCTGGCCGGGCGCGCCGCGCCGCGCGAGTCCGTGACGGTGGGCGGCGTCGACGCGGAGGTGGATGCCCAGGGCGGCTGGCGCGCGCGCGTGCGGCTCGTGCCGGGGCAGAACGTGCTGGCGCTCTCCGTGCTCGGCACCGACGGCGCGGTGCGCCTCTTCGATCAGCGGGTGGACGTGGTGGCGCGCGACGGGGGCTGGCTCGTGGTGCCCCGCGCGCCCGAGCCCCGGGGCGCGCTGCGGCTGCCGGGCACCCTGGACGAGCCGCCGGCCACGGGGCCCTCCTCGGTCATCGCCGAGTTCCCCGTGGGCACGCGCGTGCGCTCGCCCCAGGGCGAGGTGACGGTGGGCGCCGAGGGCAGCGCGCTCCTGCCCCTGGTGCTCCAGCCGGGCGTCAACCCCATCCACCTGGAGGTCCAGCCGCCGGGGGCCGCGGCCTGGTGGTCGGTGACGGTGCCCCGGCGCGCCGTGCCCCGGAACTTCGCGGTGGGCCTCCTGGACGTGGAGGCCACGTTCGCGCCCGCCACGGGCCTCTTCCGGCTGCGCGGTCGGGGCTCGGCCCACGGCGAGGCGCACCTGGGCGACTTCTCGCTCGTGGGTGAGTTGGATCTCAAGGACACGGACTGGGACGTGCTGCGCGGCCGCCCGCTGCTGGACGCGCTGCGCCCGGAGGTGCCCCGCCTGGATCGGGTGCCGGATCCGGACCTGGCCATCGCCGAGTGGGGCGACACCTCCGTGGGCCTCACGCCCA includes:
- a CDS encoding TolB family protein, with the translated sequence MPRMLAPVLCLVPFLALGQTPGAPLAGTTFVVNEAEGDQTDPRLSGTRAVYTNQAARGSSEIRFHDLLTHADAAIPTLGGYDAVADLQGTQVVFTRTTSSSLVYGFDLSRPGAYATELAPRTGADRRTPSVGGHTVAWQELGAPTGGAAAEIFVYHRPSQALTRLTEDTSVDRTPVVSEDGHTVVWAKCASGSTGCDIWSARETDTGYQTRKLTGAEGEESAPDTDGTWAVYVTRSTVDGVVESDIGWTSVEGGPTYRLALPGTDLNPSISGPLISFEHLDTTGETPNYDVMVYDLRTRMLYRLTQTPTSESQSDVSLGADGLVRVAWTVRAGGSSNVLGYSFRLPQACTPAPTPPSAEALCASPGTRQLLGVLRAQASGDESSPVSTEISGQGTGILCVDNGHQGPRATGGSVWLGQGLAVAPADFGEDVAGLAVLLPLQGRRSLAAQAEGEPGGTFRARLYGPLQCDVASQDDAFEPSEVRYGREATVLDASPGFAPMPDEGTLVPRGYEGRAPRP